From the genome of Orcinus orca chromosome 5, mOrcOrc1.1, whole genome shotgun sequence, one region includes:
- the ZMAT3 gene encoding zinc finger matrin-type protein 3 isoform X3 — MKKVWISMTGDESCKNSAQVSALDQLSRLYDEQVLGLAVVHPPSDSCLGSPLLLSAPALTVPAPAGRAPHQPGAGASVAAVVTAATGPAPPGTCALATPGRRLQSPPPQPPGSAVTSCSCFPVGPVGLTFDSQPLAAEGARRDQRESCGEGGGVEPGRAECVGPRAAGVPGRRGAQTPGAFWGFRRAAALALALAPAPWETGDSMFRDGILMGLRFEDPTSRHPLDYAQVFPTQ, encoded by the exons ATGAAAAAGGTTTGGATCTCAATGACAGGAGATGAAAGTTGCAAAAACTCTGCCCAGGTTTCTGCTCTGGATCAACTTTCCAGGTTATATGATGAACAGGTCTTAGGACTCGCGGTGGTGCATCCTCCCTCTGACTCGTGCCTTGGTTCGCCGCTCCTGCTCAGCGCCCCTGCGCTCACAGTCCCCGCACCTGCCGGGCGCGCGCCCCACCAGCCCGGGGCTGGAGCCTCCGTCGCCGCTGTAGTTACCGCCGCCACGGGGCCTGCTCCACCAGGCACATGCGCACTGGCGACGCCGGGCCGGCGCCTTCAGTCTCCTCCTCCGCAGCCTCCGGGTTCCGCAGTCACTTCCTGCAGCTGTTTCCCTGTGGGTCCGGTTGGACTGACTTTTGACAGTCAGCCTTTAGCTGCGGAGGGGGCTCGGCGGGACCAGCGAGAAAGTTGCGGGGAGGGAGGCGGAGTTGAACCGGGCCGAGCGGAGTGCGTAGGACCGAGGGCGGCGGGCGTCCCGGGCAGACGCGGCGCCCAGACTCCCGGAGCGTTCTGGGGGTTCCG GCGTGCAGCTGCCTTGGCCCTCGCGCTTGCCCCCGCCCCGTGGGAGACTGGGGATTCCATGTTTCGTGATGGCATCCTTATGGGATTGag ATTTGAAGACCCGACTTCTCGTCACCCACTGGATTATGCCCAAGTCTTTCCTACCCAATGA